The Pseudomonas sp. MH9.2 genomic interval ACGCCCAGCGCCTGTTGCCGATGATCAAGGATCTGCTGGCCGAGGCGGGAATTGCCCTGTCCGCCATCGACGCCATTGCCTTCGGCCGTGGTCCCGGCGCGTTTACCGGTGTGCGGATCGCGATTGGTGTCGTTCAGGGGTTGGCTTTCGCCCTGGAGCGCCCAGTGTTACCGGTGTCGAACCTGGCGGTACTGGCGCAACGCGCTTTCCGTGAACACGGTGCCCGACAGGTCGCTGCCGCCATCGATGCGCGCATGGATGAAGTGTATTGGGGCTGCTACCGTGAAACAGCGGGTGAAATGCGTCTGGTCGGTGCCGAAGCAGTGTTGCCGCCGGAACACGCCGGTTTACCTGTCGATTCGACGGGCGACTGGTTTGGCGCAGGGACTGGCTGGGGCTACGCTGATCGGATCGCGGTCAAGCTGGCAGGGCAGGATGCTGGAATGCTGCCCCATGCGCAGGATTTGCTGACGCTGGCCACCTTCGCCTGGCAGCGCGGTGAAGCTATTGTGGCCGATGACGCGCAACCGATTTACCTGCGTGACAAAGTGGCGACACCCAAAGCTCGACCACTCTGAGTTCCTATGTCACCTGTAACTGATGCAAATGCGACACTTTATCGGCGTTTTAGA includes:
- the tsaB gene encoding tRNA (adenosine(37)-N6)-threonylcarbamoyltransferase complex dimerization subunit type 1 TsaB, whose product is MTTLLALDTATEACSVALLHDGKVWSHYEVIPRLHAQRLLPMIKDLLAEAGIALSAIDAIAFGRGPGAFTGVRIAIGVVQGLAFALERPVLPVSNLAVLAQRAFREHGARQVAAAIDARMDEVYWGCYRETAGEMRLVGAEAVLPPEHAGLPVDSTGDWFGAGTGWGYADRIAVKLAGQDAGMLPHAQDLLTLATFAWQRGEAIVADDAQPIYLRDKVATPKARPL